The Treponema phagedenis DNA segment AACTGCAAGCACAAGAGCGGGAATTGTTTTTTGACTGCTTAAAGAATTTTAATCTTTCTAAAAGAGAGTACATAATTCTTGAGCTTATTTGTCAGGGTTCGACGGGTAAGGAAATTGCATACAAACTCAATCTAAAAGAACAAACAATAAAAAACTATACCTCGCGTTTGTATAAAAAACTTGGTGTTACCGGACGTGTAGAAGCTTGCCAGCGTATCAATTCTTTAATCATGGAAGCAAAAAAAACAGTAAAGTACTAAAGTACTTATTGCAAAACAAGAAAAGCCGTCCAAAAATAGAGTATATACATCTATTTTGGAGGTTAAAAGATGAAAAAAAGAATAGTTTTATTCTGTGTTGCATGCGTTGCAGCGATGTCATTATTAAGCTGCGGAAGCGATTCCGGTGGGCAGGAAAAAAAATCTTTAATGGTTTATACTTCCATGAAAGAGTCTATTATCGGAAAGGTTCGAGATGAATTTTCACAAAAATATCCCGATATCAACTTTGACTATTACTCCGCCGGAGCGGGAAAGCTCATGGCAAAAATTGCTGCAGAGCGTCAGTCAGGACGCATTGCCTGCGATGTGCTATGGACAAGTGAAGTGCCTGATTTTATGCAGCTTAAAGCGGAAGGAGTCTTACTTCCGTATGTTTCGCCGGAATCAGGAAAGATTGTCAGTCCGTTAAAAGATCCGGAAGGTTATTTTACCCCTGCACGATTGGGGACATTGGGTATTGCATATAATACCAATAAGATTAAAACACCGCCCGCATCTTGGCAGGACTTATTAAAGCCTGAATACAAGAACGGATTTGCAATGGCAAATCCTGCCCTTTCAGGGACATCGCTGGTTTCGCTTGCAATGCTTATTGAAAATCTTGGTTGGGATTATATTGAGCAGCTAAAAGCAAACGGAGCAAAAATGGGGCAAGGTTCCGGGCAGGTAGTAGACGACACCGCTTCCGGTGATATTTCCGCGTGCATTGCAGTGGACTATATCACTATCGATAAAATTGTAAAAGGCGCAACCCTCGGATTTGCGTATCCCCAAGAAATGTTGGTTGTTCCCAGTCCTATTGCAATAATGAAAGATACACAAAATGAAGATTCGGCAAAAATATTTATTGACTTTCTTTTATCCGATGAAGGACAAAAAATTGTCGCAGATGCGTATACGCTTCCTATTAAAGAAAACATTCCGGTACGTGAAGATTTAGGGCTGCTTCATCCAGAGGCTGCAACACAGCGAGCATTTCCCTTTGATTACCAAAAACTTATTCGAGAAAAAGAAGAGGTGATCAAAAGATTTACCGCGCTTATGAATCAGCGTTAAAAACAGATATACCGTTTCTCTGTTTCGGAAACGGTATATATTTGGTCAGCCGAGCTTCGCGCTAATTTTTTTGCGAACTATCGACTTGATGAGCGATTTGTAAGATATGGGTTTTACCTGTCTTACAAAAGCAAAAAACGGTTTTCGGAATTTTACGAATTCCTTAAATATTTTTATAGGAGTACAAAATGGACGGTATTACGTTTAAAAATGTCTCAAAGAGATTTGATAAAAAGCAGGTACTCAAGGATTTAAGTTTTGTTATTAAAGCAGGTGAATGCTTTACGATTTTAGGTCCTTCGGGATGCGGCAAAACAGTAATTTTGCGGCTTATTGCAGGATTTGAAGTTCCCGATTCAGGGCAAATTATTATAAATGACCAGGTAGTTGCGGATGGCGATAAAGGGTTTTCTCTGCCGCCGGAGGAAAGAAAACTAGGGGTTGTTTTTCAAGACTATGCGGTATGGCCGCATAAAACGGTAAAGCAAAATGTTGCATATCCGCTGGAAATGCAAAAAGTTCCTGCGGATGCACGAAAGCAACGAATACAAAAAGCAATTGATTTGGTAAACCTTACCGGACTCGAAAAAAGATTACCGTATCAGCTTTCCGGCGGACAACAGCAACGAGTAGCTCTTGCGCGCGCCATCGTTGCGGAAAGCTCATTGCTCCTTCTTGATGAGCCGCTTACTAATCTTGACGCAAACTTGCGGGAAGAAATGCGTTTTGAAATAAAAGCTTTACAGAAAAAAATTAACAGTACTATTTTATATGTTACACATGATCAAGAAGTTGCATTGGCAATTTCAGACAGGATTGCGATTATGGACTCATCCGGAAGTTTTTGTCAAATTGACACTCCTGAGCAAGTGTTTGAACATCCGGTAAATGTATTCGGGTTCGGATTTTTGGGGGTTGCAAATTATATTCGCTTTAAACATGCGGGCGATAAAATCCTGTTTTATCATACAAACAAAGAATTCATACCGACGGAAGGATGTTCGGAAGAACTTGCGGCGAATGCAACCGTATTAGCCGCATTTAGACCGATGGATGTAAACCTTGACAGATCCTCCGGATCGGTAAGAGGCACAATTATCAGAAAAAGTTTGCTTGGTCCTATTATTGATTATGCGGTTGAGCTTGAAGGGGTAATTATCCGTGCGCAAATTCAAACCGAAGATGCTATAAAAAATGAATTAATTTTTGAAGAGGGTGAAAAGTGTTTTTGCTCTTTTAATTCAATAGTATGGTTTCCCGATGACGCTGCTGTAAAGGAGGTGGAAGCATGATAAAGGTTAAAAAAATCGGTGTAGCTGAGCTTGCCTTAGTATTTTCAATATTGGTATTAGTGATCATTGTTGCAGTACCCGTATTGCTTATTTTTACTACTGCTTTGTTTAAGGACGGGCAACTGAATATTAAAGGCGTATTGGAAATCCTTCACTCCGCAGATACGTATCAGGCGCTGAAAAATTCCTTAGTAATAGCTATCGGAACAACTATCACATCTACTATTATAGGAGTGTTTTTTGCTTGGCTCATTGCAAGAACAGATCTCCCGTTTAAAAAGCTTATGAAAGCTTTATTTATGGTTCCGTTCATGCTGCCTTCTTTTATTTGTGCGATGGCATGGAAGGTGTTATTATCACCGCGTGCCGGATATCTGAACAAAATGCTGATGGGTGTGTTCAATCTTGAAAAAGCGCCTATCGATATCATGTCTTTGGGAGGAATTATTGCAATTGAGACAATGTATCTTTTCCCCTTTGTTTTTTTACAGGTATCGGGTGCTTTGGAGCGGATGGATCCGACACTGGAAGAGTCGGCAAGAATTTCCGGGGCAGGATTATTTACCATCACTCGAAAAATAACCTTACCTCTTGTGATGCCGAGCATTGTTGCCGGAGCGCTGCTGGTTTGTTTGTATTCTCTTGCGCACTTCGGAGTTCCCGCCATTCTCGGAACTGAAAAAGGTATTTATAACATACCCACAAAAATTTATGAAAGAATCTATGCATCGGCGGGAAGCTTTGAGGCGATCAGAACGGGAACTATTTTATCGATGATACTGGTTATTGCCGCTGCTATCATTTTAAAGGCTCAAAACATGATTCTGAAAAAAGGCAGATTTCAAATTATTGCGGGAAAAAGCATGCGCCCTGTTGTATTAAAATTACGCGGATTAAAAATTCCTTTACTGATAATCAGTATTGTCTATATTCTTATTACCGTTGTTTTACCGACTGTTACTATATTTTTAATCGGAGGATTAAAAACATACGGGCTTCCGTTCAAAGCTGAAAACATGACATGGCTCAATTATATAGAAATATTTAAATGGAAGCTTACCAAAGATGCAATATGGAATAGCTTATATCTTTCTATAAGTGCGGCTTTTGTTACTATGTTGGCGGGTGTAATGATTTCATACGTCATTGTCAAAATGAAGGTGAGGGGAAAATTTATTCTTGAATTCCTGGGCGTGCTGCCATTTTCCTTGCCCGGAACGGTTATCGCGCTTGGCTGTATTCTTGTCTGGTCAGGCAAATTCGGTATAAATATTTATAATACTGCATGGATTATCTTTGTCGCGTATATTGCCCGATACATGGCATTTGCCTTGAAATCAAACTCGGCGGCATTGGAACAGGTTTCGGATTCGCTTGAAGAGGCCTCAAGATCATGCGGAGCAACTCATTGGCAAACATTAAAAAACATAGTTATTCCGCTCATACGTCCCGGAATGATAAGTGCTTTTTTCTTAATCTTTTTGCCCGCATTACGAGAGCTCACAACCTCGGTTCTATTATATGGCCCTACAACCAGAACAATAGGAGTTGCAATTTACGCATTAAACGAAGACGGAGAAACTGTTCGCGCAGCGGCTTTGGCAAGTGTTGCGCTGCTGATTATTTTTATTGGAGAATTTTCAATACGAACACTCCTGTCAAAATTAGAACGTCGGCAATAATAACGGGGAGGAAATATGGCAACATTAAAACTGATTGATGTAACAAAAAAATTCGGTGAAGTAATTGCGGTCAACAAACTGAATCTTGAAGTAAATCACGGAGAGTGTTTTTCATTTTTAGGGCCTTCGGGTTGTGGCAAGACAACTACTTTGCGAATGATTGCAGGTTTTGAAGACCTTGATAAAGGAGAGTTGAGCGTAGACGGTGAAATCTACTCCTCAAGTATTACAAAAAAATATATTCCGCCCGAGCAGCGAAATTTCGGAATGGTGTTTCAAGCGTTTGCGGTTTGGCCGCATATTACCGTATGGGAAAACGTTGCGTTTCCTTTAAAAATCGGAAAATACGCTAAAGAAGAAATCAAAACTCGAGTGCAAGATGCGCTTAAGGTAACCGGACTGGAAAAAGAAGCTGATTTATACCCGGGTAAACTTTCCGGCGGTCAACAGCAGCGAATAGCTCTCGCGCGAGCGGTTGCGATAAATCCGAAGGTGATGCTTTTAGACGAACCGCTTTCAAACTTGGATCCGCATTTACGAGAAGAAATGCGTTTTGAAATTAAAGAATTGCAAAAAAAATTTCAGTTTACAATTATTTATGTAACCCATGACCAAGCGGAAGCAATGGCATTATCCGACAGAATTCTGGTAATGAAAAACGGAGTGGTGCAACAAATAGATACACCGTTAAACATTTACAACAAGCCTAAAAACAGTTTTGTTTTCAGTTTTATCGGCTTATCAAATTTC contains these protein-coding regions:
- a CDS encoding ABC transporter substrate-binding protein, producing the protein MKKRIVLFCVACVAAMSLLSCGSDSGGQEKKSLMVYTSMKESIIGKVRDEFSQKYPDINFDYYSAGAGKLMAKIAAERQSGRIACDVLWTSEVPDFMQLKAEGVLLPYVSPESGKIVSPLKDPEGYFTPARLGTLGIAYNTNKIKTPPASWQDLLKPEYKNGFAMANPALSGTSLVSLAMLIENLGWDYIEQLKANGAKMGQGSGQVVDDTASGDISACIAVDYITIDKIVKGATLGFAYPQEMLVVPSPIAIMKDTQNEDSAKIFIDFLLSDEGQKIVADAYTLPIKENIPVREDLGLLHPEAATQRAFPFDYQKLIREKEEVIKRFTALMNQR
- a CDS encoding ABC transporter permease, yielding MIKVKKIGVAELALVFSILVLVIIVAVPVLLIFTTALFKDGQLNIKGVLEILHSADTYQALKNSLVIAIGTTITSTIIGVFFAWLIARTDLPFKKLMKALFMVPFMLPSFICAMAWKVLLSPRAGYLNKMLMGVFNLEKAPIDIMSLGGIIAIETMYLFPFVFLQVSGALERMDPTLEESARISGAGLFTITRKITLPLVMPSIVAGALLVCLYSLAHFGVPAILGTEKGIYNIPTKIYERIYASAGSFEAIRTGTILSMILVIAAAIILKAQNMILKKGRFQIIAGKSMRPVVLKLRGLKIPLLIISIVYILITVVLPTVTIFLIGGLKTYGLPFKAENMTWLNYIEIFKWKLTKDAIWNSLYLSISAAFVTMLAGVMISYVIVKMKVRGKFILEFLGVLPFSLPGTVIALGCILVWSGKFGINIYNTAWIIFVAYIARYMAFALKSNSAALEQVSDSLEEASRSCGATHWQTLKNIVIPLIRPGMISAFFLIFLPALRELTTSVLLYGPTTRTIGVAIYALNEDGETVRAAALASVALLIIFIGEFSIRTLLSKLERRQ
- a CDS encoding ABC transporter ATP-binding protein gives rise to the protein MDGITFKNVSKRFDKKQVLKDLSFVIKAGECFTILGPSGCGKTVILRLIAGFEVPDSGQIIINDQVVADGDKGFSLPPEERKLGVVFQDYAVWPHKTVKQNVAYPLEMQKVPADARKQRIQKAIDLVNLTGLEKRLPYQLSGGQQQRVALARAIVAESSLLLLDEPLTNLDANLREEMRFEIKALQKKINSTILYVTHDQEVALAISDRIAIMDSSGSFCQIDTPEQVFEHPVNVFGFGFLGVANYIRFKHAGDKILFYHTNKEFIPTEGCSEELAANATVLAAFRPMDVNLDRSSGSVRGTIIRKSLLGPIIDYAVELEGVIIRAQIQTEDAIKNELIFEEGEKCFCSFNSIVWFPDDAAVKEVEA
- a CDS encoding ABC transporter ATP-binding protein; this translates as MATLKLIDVTKKFGEVIAVNKLNLEVNHGECFSFLGPSGCGKTTTLRMIAGFEDLDKGELSVDGEIYSSSITKKYIPPEQRNFGMVFQAFAVWPHITVWENVAFPLKIGKYAKEEIKTRVQDALKVTGLEKEADLYPGKLSGGQQQRIALARAVAINPKVMLLDEPLSNLDPHLREEMRFEIKELQKKFQFTIIYVTHDQAEAMALSDRILVMKNGVVQQIDTPLNIYNKPKNSFVFSFIGLSNFIPVDIEQGSISIRNAKEAGIIHAKQIPEDKSKLYNLACRPGEIDFIPDSEDGISGIVTRRTYLGSIVDYLVRVGDVDIRIQKPRHKSIARENEKCKIKFNNVLWYERDAE